Proteins from a genomic interval of Trifolium pratense cultivar HEN17-A07 linkage group LG6, ARS_RC_1.1, whole genome shotgun sequence:
- the LOC123891612 gene encoding transcription factor bHLH140-like: MECYNNTFSYSSGSSSKTKEKKEKGVKKIKTKRSSVKLSTDPQSIAARERRHRISDRFKILQSMVPGGNKLDTVSMLEEAIHYVKFLKTQILLHQTMINFVDDIDESSSHMLLPQDNYYSPNDNIIQHSTFGSVESMQNLPQLPPDQFCFQGDQDTKTMFNITMKY, translated from the coding sequence ATGGAGTGCTACAACAACACTTTCTCTTATTCTTCAGGGTCATCTTCAAAAACaaaggagaaaaaggaaaagggtgtgaaaaaaatcaaaaccaaaagaTCATCGGTGAAACTTTCAACTGATCCACAAAGTATTGCAGCTAGAGAAAGAAGGCATAGAATCAGTGACAGGTTTAAGATTCTTCAGAGTATGGTTCCTGGTGGGAATAAATTGGATACTGTTTCTATGTTGGAAGAAGCTATTCATTATGTTAAGTTTCTTAAGACACAGATTTTGCTTCATCAAACAATGATTAACTTTGTTGATGATATTGATGAGTCATCATCACATATGTTGCTTCCTCAAGATAATTATTATTCACCAAATGATAACATTATTCAGCATAGCACTTTTGGTTCAGTTGAGTCTATGCAGAATTTGCCACAGTTACCACCAGATCAGTTCTGTTTTCAAGGTGATCAAGATACCAAAACCATGTTTAATATCactatgaaatattaa